From Polaribacter haliotis:
TCCCTTGAAGAGTTTTCTGTTAGCTTACACATTTCTGCAGTTCTTGCATTTGTAGGGTGTAATTCTCCTTTAACAAATTGTTTGTAAAAACTTAGAGCCTTGTTTGTTGATTTTTCATCTACTCCACCAATAACTCTATCGTTAAAAACTAATTCGTGCATTACGTTTCCTGGAAGAACTCTTTCCGGACAATATGCTATGTTTAGTTTTCCTATTAATTCAGGTCTTTCTCCATAAATTAAATTCATCATCTTTTCGGTAGTTCCAATAGGAGAGGTCGACTCTATAATATATAAATCATCATCTTTTAAAAATGGAAGAATATTTTTAGTTGCAGATTCGACATAAGATATATCTGGCTCGTGATTTCCTTTAAAAGGTGTTGGCACAACAATTAAATAAGTGTCTGCCACAACCGGTTGTATATCTGCTTTCAAAAAACCTCTTTTTACTGATTCTTCAACTGCAATATCTAAACTCGGCTCCACAATATGTATTTTCCCTTGGTTAATTGTATCAACTACATGAGGATTAATATCCACACCATGCACTTGAATTCCATTTTGTGCAATTAACGCGGAAGTTGGTAATCCAATATAACCTAAACCTATAGTAACAACTTTTACTTTACTCATTTCTTTTATAAATTTGAAATAAATTTAATTATTCTTTCACAAGCTCTGCCATCTCCATAGGGATTATGTAAAGAACTCATTAATGAATACCGTTCTGAATTATCTAATAATTCTTGTGTTTCTTTTATAATTTTTTGGATATCTGTTCCAACTAAAATAACAGTTCCTGCGTCAACTGCTTCAGGTCTTTCTGTCGTATCTCTCATAACTAAAACAGGCTTCCCTAAACTAGGAGCCTCTTCTTGTACCCCTCCACTGTCTGTTATAATCAGATAAGATTTATTCATTAACCATACAAATATAGGATAAGAAAGAGGTTTTACTAAATGAATATTATTAATATTACCTAAAAGTTCGTTAACAGGTTTTAAAACATTAGGATTTAAATGAACTGGGTATATAATTTCTACATCAGGGTTTTGAACTGCAATCGCTTTTAGAGCAACACAAATATTGATGAACCCTTGACCATGATTTTCTCTTCTATGACCAGTTACTAATATTACTCTCTTAGTAAAATCAACTACATCATTCAACTCTATAACATCTTCATTCTTTATATTCTCTACTCTACTAGAACTTTCTAGTAAGGCATCAATAACTGTATTTCCAGTAACTAAAATATTTTCTTTCACAATATTTTCTGACAACAAATTTTCTTGAGACTTAAGTGTTGGCGCAAAATGATAGGTAGCTACTCTTCCTGTTACTTGCCTATTCATTTCCTCTGGAAAAGGAGATAGCATATTGTTTGTTCTTAAACCAGCTTCCACATGACAAACTTTTGCGCCTGCGTAAAAACCAGCAATACTTGCTGCCATTGTTGTTGTTGTGTCTCCATGAACGTATACAAAATCTGGTTTAAAGTCTTCTAAAATAGGTTTTAAACCAGAAATAACCTCTCCTGTTAAATTGTATAAGTTCTGATTTGGCTTCATTAAACTCAAATCATAGTCTGGAGTTATATCAAAAAAAGACAAAACTTGATCTAACATTTCTCTATGCTGACCAG
This genomic window contains:
- the wecC gene encoding UDP-N-acetyl-D-mannosamine dehydrogenase — translated: MSKVKVVTIGLGYIGLPTSALIAQNGIQVHGVDINPHVVDTINQGKIHIVEPSLDIAVEESVKRGFLKADIQPVVADTYLIVVPTPFKGNHEPDISYVESATKNILPFLKDDDLYIIESTSPIGTTEKMMNLIYGERPELIGKLNIAYCPERVLPGNVMHELVFNDRVIGGVDEKSTNKALSFYKQFVKGELHPTNARTAEMCKLTENSSRDVQIAFANELSLICDKADINVWDLINLANKHPRVNILQPGCGVGGHCIAVDPYFIVSDYPMESKIIGTAREVNNYKSFWCAEKIQNEKLKFELENKRKPKIALMGLAFKPNIDDLRESPAKYIVNKVLQNDNNGNYFIVEPNIEEHNVFKLTNYKSAVENADIIVLLVAHQEFKELNLESNKIVLDFCGIKKIEYEFRFK
- the wecB gene encoding non-hydrolyzing UDP-N-acetylglucosamine 2-epimerase, which produces MKKKNLIIFGTRPEAIKMAPLVNKFLKDNRFETKVCVTGQHREMLDQVLSFFDITPDYDLSLMKPNQNLYNLTGEVISGLKPILEDFKPDFVYVHGDTTTTMAASIAGFYAGAKVCHVEAGLRTNNMLSPFPEEMNRQVTGRVATYHFAPTLKSQENLLSENIVKENILVTGNTVIDALLESSSRVENIKNEDVIELNDVVDFTKRVILVTGHRRENHGQGFINICVALKAIAVQNPDVEIIYPVHLNPNVLKPVNELLGNINNIHLVKPLSYPIFVWLMNKSYLIITDSGGVQEEAPSLGKPVLVMRDTTERPEAVDAGTVILVGTDIQKIIKETQELLDNSERYSLMSSLHNPYGDGRACERIIKFISNL